The following are encoded in a window of Bacteroidales bacterium genomic DNA:
- a CDS encoding aminoacyl-histidine dipeptidase has protein sequence MGNELNNLQPQILWKHFSDLCAIPRPSKKEAKAIEFVKGFAVTQGLDHTVDQTGNVIIRKPATKGMEGRPGVILQSHLDMVPQKNNDVQHDFEKDPIEAYVDGDWVKARGTTLGADNGIGVAAAMAVLESKEIAHGPIEALFTIDEETGMTGANGLQPGMLKGSVFINLDSEEEGELYIGCAGGLNVVISIDYTEEPSEKSGRAYEIKLTGLKGGHSGLDIHLGRGNANLIMTRFLWHASRKYGLRIASIEGGNMRNAIPREASAIVTIPSGKGPELENSVREFLKMITAELDGVESGIQFICDPTGLPEKVWSKKSQDNILNALYTMPNGAMRMIADKPDVVETSTNLAIVKSDGKKVDITCLLRSSVDSAKENLADVMTALCEMAGGKIELSGSYPGWKPNFDSKILKTMKEVYQELYGKEPEVKVIHAGLECGIFGKNYPDMDYISFGPTIMHPHSPGEKVNIPTVAKFWDYLIETLKNV, from the coding sequence ATGGGTAACGAACTGAACAATTTGCAACCGCAGATATTGTGGAAACACTTTAGTGATCTGTGTGCAATTCCGCGACCATCAAAGAAAGAAGCAAAAGCGATAGAATTTGTTAAAGGATTTGCTGTTACACAGGGATTGGATCATACAGTAGACCAGACGGGCAACGTCATCATACGAAAACCTGCCACCAAAGGAATGGAAGGTCGTCCCGGAGTTATATTGCAGTCGCATCTGGATATGGTACCCCAGAAGAATAATGATGTACAACATGATTTTGAGAAGGATCCCATTGAAGCCTATGTGGACGGTGACTGGGTTAAAGCCAGAGGAACGACATTGGGCGCTGATAACGGCATAGGCGTGGCTGCAGCTATGGCGGTGCTGGAGTCGAAAGAAATCGCGCATGGACCTATTGAAGCATTGTTTACTATTGATGAGGAAACCGGAATGACCGGTGCAAACGGATTGCAACCGGGAATGCTCAAAGGATCGGTTTTTATCAATCTGGATTCGGAAGAAGAAGGTGAATTATATATTGGTTGTGCCGGAGGATTAAATGTGGTTATCTCAATTGACTATACTGAAGAGCCTTCGGAAAAGTCCGGCCGGGCATATGAAATCAAACTTACCGGATTAAAAGGTGGTCATTCCGGATTGGATATTCATCTGGGAAGAGGTAACGCAAATTTAATAATGACCCGTTTTCTATGGCATGCATCCAGAAAATATGGATTGAGAATTGCTTCTATTGAAGGAGGAAACATGCGTAATGCCATTCCCCGGGAAGCATCGGCCATTGTTACCATCCCTTCAGGGAAAGGGCCGGAACTGGAGAATAGTGTCAGGGAGTTTTTGAAAATGATTACTGCCGAATTGGATGGTGTTGAGTCAGGTATTCAATTTATATGTGATCCTACGGGGCTTCCTGAAAAAGTATGGAGCAAAAAGTCACAGGACAATATTCTTAATGCCTTATATACAATGCCTAACGGAGCTATGCGGATGATTGCCGATAAACCGGATGTGGTGGAAACATCTACGAATCTGGCCATTGTGAAATCGGACGGAAAAAAAGTGGACATTACCTGCCTGTTACGTAGTTCTGTTGACTCAGCTAAAGAAAACCTGGCTGATGTCATGACCGCTTTGTGTGAAATGGCTGGAGGAAAGATCGAATTAAGCGGATCGTATCCGGGATGGAAACCAAATTTCGATTCAAAGATACTGAAAACAATGAAAGAGGTTTATCAGGAACTGTATGGAAAAGAACCGGAAGTCAAGGTCATTCATGCCGGACTTGAATGCGGTATTTTCGGGAAAAATTATCCGGATATGGATTATATCTC
- the argH gene encoding argininosuccinate lyase, with translation MQMKLWDKGIEVNKEIERFTVGLDREMDMYLASFDVLGTIAHIRMLESIGLLKKEELDVLEKELRQIFREIRSGNFHIENDVEDVHSQIELMLTRKLGDTGKKVHSGRSRNDQVLVDIKLYIRHEIEEMVEGVKYLFNTLIKQSNQYKDVLMPGYTHLQVAMPSSFGLWFGAYAESLTDDIRLMLSAWEVANQNPLGSAAGYGSSFPLNRTMTTELLGFKDLNYNVVYAQMGRGKTEKTVAFAMASVAATLSRFSMDACLYMSQNFGFISLPDELTTGSSIMPHKKNPDVFELIRAKCNKIQALPNDIILLLDNLPSGYFRDMQILKEILFPAFKELKDCMGMLAYMAGKVIVNTQILDDERYRYLFSVDTLNKLVLNGVPFRDAYKQVGIEINEGRFVPEKVVTHTHEGSIGNLCNDRIESKMQQLLDGFSFGKVNAALESLIGE, from the coding sequence ATTCAAATGAAACTCTGGGACAAAGGAATTGAAGTAAATAAAGAAATAGAACGATTCACAGTTGGTCTCGACAGGGAAATGGATATGTATCTGGCATCATTTGATGTGTTGGGTACCATTGCTCATATCCGTATGCTGGAATCCATTGGATTATTGAAAAAAGAAGAACTGGATGTGCTTGAAAAAGAGCTGCGGCAAATATTCAGGGAGATCCGGTCAGGTAATTTCCATATTGAAAATGATGTCGAAGATGTACATTCCCAGATCGAACTGATGCTTACCAGAAAGCTTGGGGATACCGGTAAAAAAGTGCACAGCGGTCGTTCTCGTAATGACCAGGTTTTAGTGGATATCAAACTATATATCAGGCATGAGATAGAAGAAATGGTAGAAGGTGTTAAATATCTGTTTAATACGCTTATTAAGCAGAGTAATCAATATAAGGATGTTTTGATGCCCGGATATACGCACTTACAGGTAGCGATGCCGTCTTCATTCGGATTATGGTTTGGAGCGTATGCGGAAAGCCTTACGGATGATATCCGCCTGATGCTGTCGGCCTGGGAAGTTGCCAATCAGAACCCCTTGGGTTCGGCTGCCGGATACGGCTCATCCTTTCCTCTCAACCGTACCATGACTACTGAATTACTGGGTTTTAAAGATCTTAACTATAATGTGGTATATGCGCAGATGGGACGGGGAAAAACCGAAAAAACCGTTGCTTTTGCTATGGCTTCGGTAGCTGCAACATTATCTCGTTTCAGTATGGATGCCTGTTTATATATGAGTCAGAATTTCGGATTTATTTCACTGCCGGATGAGCTGACTACCGGGTCCAGTATTATGCCCCACAAAAAAAATCCGGATGTATTCGAACTGATCCGGGCAAAATGTAATAAGATACAAGCCTTGCCCAACGATATTATATTGTTGCTGGACAACCTTCCTTCCGGTTATTTCCGGGATATGCAGATATTAAAAGAAATATTGTTCCCTGCTTTTAAAGAATTAAAGGATTGTATGGGCATGTTGGCTTACATGGCCGGGAAAGTGATCGTCAATACACAGATACTGGATGATGAACGTTACCGTTATTTATTCAGCGTAGACACATTAAATAAGTTAGTACTCAACGGAGTCCCGTTTAGGGATGCTTATAAACAGGTCGGTATTGAGATTAATGAAGGACGCTTCGTCCCGGAAAAAGTAGTAACGCATACCCATGAGGGAAGCATCGGTAATTTATGTAATGACAGGATCGAATCAAAAATGCAGCAATTACTGGACGGATTTTCTTTCGGAAAAGTAAATGCCGCATTAGAGAGTCTGATTGGAGAATAA
- a CDS encoding DMT family protein, whose product MKIVATVGLLIVSNIFMTFAWYGHLKFKEMDWFNHLGLPMIILISWGIAFFEYCFQVPANRIGFIGNGGPFNLWQLKVMQEVITLVVFTFFTTLVFKNESFRLNHLIGFIFLILAVYFIFKK is encoded by the coding sequence ATGAAAATAGTTGCCACAGTAGGGCTGTTAATCGTCTCCAATATATTCATGACTTTTGCCTGGTATGGGCATTTAAAGTTTAAAGAAATGGATTGGTTCAATCATCTTGGGTTACCTATGATTATCCTGATCAGTTGGGGAATTGCATTCTTTGAATATTGTTTTCAGGTTCCGGCCAACAGGATCGGCTTCATCGGGAACGGAGGCCCTTTCAATCTGTGGCAACTGAAAGTAATGCAGGAAGTAATCACATTAGTCGTATTTACCTTCTTTACCACACTGGTGTTCAAGAATGAATCTTTCCGCCTCAATCATTTAATCGGATTTATATTTCTTATCCTGGCTGTTTATTTTATTTTTAAGAAATAA
- a CDS encoding FKBP-type peptidyl-prolyl cis-trans isomerase: MKYNSFFPILILFLLGSIDARGQQPMSNADSVSFFLGYMYGKQISTSNIEGFNVDAFSGGLKNAVNQISVGMNDQEINAFLQKYFTNLQRKANDALLKQGREFLEENSKREGITTLPSGLQYRIIRQGTGAKPKAVDDVEVIYHGTLIDGTVFDSAKERGTPLKLSVSGVIRGFSEALQLMPEGSIWEIFIPAELGYGENVNPQGKIRPNSVLIFEIDLLKVVKKETIIPKTEPNYFQ; this comes from the coding sequence ATGAAATATAATTCCTTTTTTCCGATTTTAATACTGTTCCTGTTGGGCTCTATTGATGCCCGGGGCCAGCAACCGATGAGCAACGCGGACTCAGTCAGTTTTTTTCTTGGTTATATGTATGGAAAGCAGATTTCCACTTCCAATATTGAAGGTTTTAATGTCGATGCTTTTTCTGGCGGATTAAAAAATGCCGTGAATCAAATATCTGTTGGAATGAATGATCAGGAGATCAATGCATTTTTGCAGAAATATTTCACTAACCTGCAACGGAAAGCCAATGATGCGCTTTTGAAACAGGGGCGGGAGTTCCTGGAAGAAAATAGTAAAAGGGAAGGAATCACAACACTTCCCAGCGGATTACAATACAGGATCATCAGGCAGGGAACAGGGGCAAAGCCTAAAGCAGTTGATGATGTGGAGGTGATCTATCATGGTACTTTGATTGACGGAACGGTATTTGATAGTGCAAAAGAACGGGGAACTCCGCTAAAATTGTCTGTAAGTGGGGTGATTCGTGGTTTCTCGGAAGCATTACAGTTGATGCCTGAAGGATCAATATGGGAAATTTTCATTCCTGCAGAACTGGGATACGGAGAAAATGTGAATCCTCAGGGGAAAATAAGACCCAATAGCGTATTGATTTTCGAAATAGATTTATTGAAGGTGGTGAAAAAAGAAACCATAATACCTAAAACCGAACCGAATTATTTTCAATAA
- a CDS encoding LytTR family DNA-binding domain-containing protein yields the protein MNRIRTVIVEDESAAREVLGNYLSKYCPQVEILGEAVNCKEAVSLIHQVQPELVFLDVEMPFGNAFDVLEACKDLTFETVFVTAFSEYSLKALNQSAAYYLLKPVSIEELITAVNKVQRQLLKEETFNRNRVVVENFRQSQPEKRQVILPTLEGFEVVKMEDIVRLQGNGNFTDLYLSEGRKKMVCRFLKHFEEILPYPFMRVHKSHIININRVKSYHKGSGGYVVLDDRSEVEISPAYKEIFLNYFK from the coding sequence ATGAATAGGATCAGAACTGTAATTGTAGAAGATGAATCAGCCGCCAGGGAAGTACTTGGAAATTATTTGTCAAAATACTGTCCTCAGGTGGAAATCTTAGGTGAAGCGGTTAATTGTAAGGAGGCTGTTTCGTTGATTCATCAGGTGCAGCCTGAATTAGTTTTCCTGGATGTGGAAATGCCTTTCGGGAATGCCTTCGATGTATTGGAAGCATGTAAAGACCTGACCTTTGAGACAGTCTTTGTTACGGCATTTTCGGAATATTCACTCAAGGCCTTGAACCAAAGTGCAGCATATTACCTGTTGAAGCCGGTCAGTATAGAAGAATTGATCACAGCTGTAAATAAAGTACAGCGACAATTATTAAAAGAAGAAACATTCAACAGGAATCGTGTAGTTGTTGAAAACTTCCGTCAGTCACAACCTGAAAAAAGACAGGTGATCCTTCCAACTTTGGAAGGGTTCGAGGTAGTAAAAATGGAAGATATTGTCCGTTTGCAGGGGAATGGAAATTTCACAGACCTGTACCTCTCGGAAGGACGTAAGAAAATGGTTTGCCGGTTCCTGAAACATTTTGAAGAAATACTGCCTTACCCCTTTATGCGTGTCCATAAGTCGCATATCATTAATATAAACAGGGTCAAATCATACCACAAAGGATCCGGAGGATATGTGGTATTGGATGACCGGTCGGAGGTCGAGATTTCTCCGGCCTATAAAGAAATATTTTTGAATTATTTCAAGTAA
- a CDS encoding histidine kinase, with amino-acid sequence MFFSCAFLILNISFSQTEQDSLMVVPTPQMNSLNRSASKLSKKLKESKSDKDIALEYEALAKELINNNEYEKAEDYLNRAKDIYTKKKEKKKMAAVNRELAKLKEKQHLYRLAISLYEEAGNQAKDDFMKQLNDNDANRLRNIADPVTQSTYIQSNIDLLEERGTNEEKVVAYQQMAENQMQQDKTEVAFQNFKKALDNTEEKTEEIKIKGEMAKAYASKNQYSEALRLNEQLVDEARQMNDVKAEIEQLRSLSSLYFSENNISKGLESLMKSYELAINHGQTFEAKKSVEDMTGYYQKNNQYHKSIELYQDFLHNLERTIQADSSLVDNKLFQVTEERIRQLETERILNDELIRGKNILNYVLIASVFLMLVLLIFIVHALNVIKKRNKKIALQSLRREMNPHFIFNSLNSVNQFIARNDELEANKYLTSYSRLMRNIMENSNNDFIRLSKEMEQLKEYLDLEHLRFADKFIYEIDIEESIDTEAAYVPTMLIQPYLENAIWHGLRYLDYKGLLQLQIRQIDHMIVVRVEDNGIGLKRSGELRTMNQKLHQSRGLNNISERIRLLNDVYHIKIQIFMMEKTSPETGVVVEISFPFIHPATIK; translated from the coding sequence ATGTTTTTTTCATGTGCATTCCTCATATTGAATATTTCATTTTCCCAGACAGAGCAGGATTCTTTGATGGTTGTTCCTACTCCGCAAATGAATTCACTGAACCGGAGTGCTTCAAAGTTATCGAAAAAGCTCAAGGAATCTAAATCCGATAAAGATATCGCATTAGAATACGAGGCCCTGGCAAAAGAACTTATCAATAATAACGAATATGAGAAAGCAGAGGACTATTTAAACCGGGCCAAAGATATTTATACAAAGAAAAAAGAAAAGAAAAAGATGGCTGCAGTCAATCGTGAACTGGCGAAATTAAAAGAAAAACAACATCTTTATAGGTTAGCCATAAGCCTTTATGAAGAAGCCGGAAATCAGGCAAAAGATGATTTCATGAAACAGCTCAATGATAATGACGCTAATCGTTTACGCAACATAGCCGATCCGGTGACACAATCTACTTATATCCAAAGTAATATTGACTTGCTGGAAGAGAGAGGAACCAATGAAGAAAAGGTTGTAGCCTATCAGCAGATGGCGGAGAATCAAATGCAGCAGGACAAAACAGAAGTGGCTTTTCAGAATTTCAAAAAAGCTTTGGATAACACAGAAGAAAAAACGGAAGAAATAAAGATCAAAGGTGAAATGGCCAAAGCTTATGCTTCGAAAAACCAATATAGCGAAGCCTTAAGGCTGAATGAACAATTGGTGGATGAAGCGCGGCAAATGAATGATGTGAAAGCTGAGATCGAGCAATTACGTTCACTTTCTTCCCTTTATTTTTCTGAAAATAATATATCGAAAGGGCTGGAGTCGTTGATGAAATCGTATGAACTGGCAATTAACCACGGACAAACATTTGAGGCAAAGAAAAGTGTGGAAGATATGACCGGTTATTATCAAAAGAATAACCAGTATCATAAAAGTATAGAATTATACCAGGATTTTCTTCATAACCTTGAAAGAACAATCCAGGCTGATAGTTCACTGGTCGATAATAAATTGTTTCAGGTCACGGAAGAAAGGATACGGCAGTTAGAAACGGAACGCATCCTTAATGATGAACTGATCAGAGGAAAAAATATACTCAATTATGTATTGATCGCTTCTGTTTTTTTGATGCTGGTGCTCCTTATATTTATTGTTCATGCGTTAAATGTCATCAAAAAGCGAAATAAGAAAATAGCATTACAATCGTTACGCAGGGAAATGAACCCGCATTTTATTTTTAACAGCCTGAACAGTGTCAACCAATTTATTGCAAGAAATGATGAGCTGGAAGCCAATAAATACCTGACATCCTATTCACGGCTGATGCGTAACATCATGGAAAACTCCAATAATGATTTCATCAGGTTAAGCAAAGAAATGGAGCAGCTAAAAGAATACCTGGACCTGGAACATCTTAGATTCGCAGATAAATTTATATACGAGATAGATATTGAAGAATCAATTGACACTGAAGCTGCCTATGTTCCTACCATGTTGATACAGCCATATCTGGAAAATGCCATATGGCACGGTTTACGTTATCTTGATTACAAAGGGTTACTGCAGCTTCAAATCAGGCAAATCGATCATATGATCGTCGTTCGTGTCGAAGATAATGGTATTGGATTAAAAAGAAGCGGGGAGCTTAGAACGATGAATCAAAAATTACATCAATCACGCGGATTAAATAATATTTCTGAAAGGATAAGACTCTTAAATGATGTGTACCATATAAAGATACAAATATTCATGATGGAAAAAACCTCGCCTGAAACAGGTGTAGTTGTTGAAATCTCTTTTCCGTTCATTCATCCGGCTACCATAAAATAA